In the genome of Petrotoga sp. 9PWA.NaAc.5.4, one region contains:
- a CDS encoding P-II family nitrogen regulator has product MNNNTKSYELIYVILNFGMGSKVYKYARELGIKRGIIILGKGTVKSPILEFLGITDVRKEIILMVCESSKIKEIVPKIVDIFHIDKPNKGILFTVPIKDFYDLQSKDKKYVSAEVKTNGGAKNTMYDVIFVVVDKGKAEFVVEVANEAGAKGGTIINARGASEYEIEKIFSMEIEPEKDVVLIIVKKELTETVVNSIRDKLDIEKEGAGIIFVQEVDQAYGLI; this is encoded by the coding sequence ATGAACAATAATACAAAAAGTTATGAACTAATATATGTAATCTTGAATTTTGGAATGGGAAGTAAGGTTTATAAATACGCCCGAGAACTTGGAATAAAAAGAGGAATAATCATTCTTGGAAAAGGAACAGTAAAAAGTCCTATTTTAGAATTCTTAGGTATAACTGATGTAAGAAAAGAAATAATACTCATGGTTTGTGAAAGCTCAAAAATAAAAGAAATAGTTCCTAAAATAGTTGATATCTTTCATATTGACAAACCAAATAAGGGTATACTATTCACTGTTCCAATTAAAGATTTTTATGATTTACAAAGTAAAGATAAAAAATACGTTTCAGCAGAAGTAAAGACAAATGGAGGTGCCAAAAATACTATGTATGATGTAATATTTGTTGTTGTTGATAAAGGAAAGGCAGAATTTGTAGTAGAAGTAGCAAATGAAGCGGGGGCAAAAGGTGGCACAATTATTAATGCGAGAGGCGCTAGTGAATATGAGATAGAAAAAATATTTTCTATGGAGATTGAACCTGAAAAAGACGTAGTCTTAATAATAGTGAAGAAAGAATTAACAGAGACAGTTGTCAATTCTATTAGAGATAAATTAGATATCGAAAAAGAAGGTGCAGGAATAATATTTGTTCAAGAAGTAGATCAAGCTTACGGTTTAATCTAA
- a CDS encoding DUF1538 domain-containing protein, which translates to MNVLIKKFREAIFSVIPITIIVLILNFTIVPLGTTSLIKFLIGVVLIIFGLFIFLIGVDIAIIPMGDMLGSTILGTNSIWKIILICLLFGFSISVVEPVLHIVSGQIDYVTAGAISKSLIIISVSIGVGTLITLGVIRPMFNIPLRLCLTIIYSIILVLALIAPPEFISISFDAPGATTGVLTVPFISSLAIGLFSRRVGKESEEDSFGLVGITTSGAVIALLIMSIFVRNTDLSNTINHYTSNSITSSSIVGSFFKLVPSIMLETLLALLPIVIIFLVFQVISFKLSKNSFLNIIKGFVHTFIGAVLFLTGANGGFMDVGITIGGALTSFENKIVVILFGFILGAVAILAEPSVYVISKQIEEVTSGYIKGSLIISAFSIGVGFAVALSLIRTIVPGFKLWYYLLPGYALAVILSYFVPNLFVGIAFDSGGVATGLMAATFILAFAQGAAGVVEGSNALVDGFGTISIIALMPVLTLLIFGLIFKVKSSKGGTQKDEQ; encoded by the coding sequence TTGAATGTACTAATTAAAAAGTTCAGGGAAGCCATATTCTCTGTAATTCCCATTACTATTATCGTGTTGATCCTGAATTTTACAATTGTTCCTTTAGGTACAACATCCTTAATTAAATTCCTAATTGGAGTTGTTTTGATTATTTTTGGCCTATTTATTTTTCTAATTGGAGTAGATATAGCAATTATTCCGATGGGAGATATGCTTGGCTCAACCATCTTAGGCACAAACAGTATATGGAAAATCATATTAATATGCTTATTATTTGGATTCAGTATCTCGGTAGTTGAACCTGTTTTACATATTGTATCAGGTCAAATAGATTATGTTACTGCAGGGGCAATTTCAAAATCACTTATCATCATTTCAGTTTCAATTGGAGTTGGTACTTTAATTACGTTAGGTGTTATTAGACCTATGTTTAATATCCCTCTAAGGCTGTGCTTGACTATTATTTATTCTATAATACTGGTACTTGCATTGATTGCTCCTCCTGAATTTATTTCTATTTCTTTTGACGCTCCCGGGGCTACAACAGGAGTCCTAACTGTACCTTTTATTTCATCACTTGCCATTGGACTGTTTTCAAGAAGGGTGGGGAAAGAATCTGAAGAAGATAGTTTTGGCTTAGTTGGTATTACAACAAGCGGTGCAGTTATCGCCTTGCTTATTATGAGTATTTTCGTACGAAACACAGATTTGTCAAATACTATCAATCATTACACCAGTAATAGCATTACTTCCAGTTCTATTGTAGGCAGTTTTTTTAAACTGGTTCCATCAATCATGCTTGAAACGTTGTTAGCTTTGTTACCAATAGTAATAATATTCTTAGTTTTTCAAGTTATCTCCTTCAAATTATCCAAAAATTCTTTTTTAAATATAATAAAAGGTTTTGTTCATACATTCATAGGTGCAGTATTATTTCTAACAGGTGCTAACGGAGGATTTATGGATGTAGGTATCACAATCGGAGGTGCGCTTACTTCCTTCGAGAATAAAATCGTTGTGATACTCTTTGGATTCATTTTAGGCGCAGTCGCAATTCTTGCTGAACCATCTGTTTATGTAATTTCGAAACAAATAGAAGAAGTAACTAGCGGTTATATAAAAGGTTCACTTATTATATCAGCTTTTTCTATTGGTGTAGGATTTGCAGTTGCACTTTCTTTGATTAGAACTATTGTACCTGGCTTTAAATTGTGGTATTATTTATTACCAGGATATGCCCTGGCGGTAATACTAAGTTACTTTGTACCTAACTTGTTTGTAGGAATTGCGTTTGATTCTGGAGGCGTGGCAACGGGACTTATGGCCGCTACTTTTATTTTAGCTTTTGCACAAGGCGCTGCAGGGGTTGTAGAAGGATCAAATGCTTTAGTTGATGGGTTTGGAACTATCTCAATAATTGCTTTAATGCCAGTCCTAACGTTACTAATATTTGGACTAATTTTCAAAGTCAAAAGCTCCAAAGGAGGAACTCAAAAAGATGAACAATAA